The Antedon mediterranea chromosome 7, ecAntMedi1.1, whole genome shotgun sequence genome has a segment encoding these proteins:
- the LOC140053969 gene encoding uncharacterized protein, with the protein MESDFKQTDQQESVYIGKPLSNLSGKSSESPSSAGSHKNRNLLRCYHDLTMHLFNTGHEREVENLFIAAARDGQYDRVENFLQRRTHEIVNIDVKDSITGNTPLIWAAKHGHEKIVHLLLKYGADVTLSNFEHQTAIEVAPANLRKLLIGSVDRTGSSPRHLLQAAWQGNLKAVQKLLSESRVLDINCRNADSLTPLLLVTRDVDLFFKLGDAMKNYNPEAVIVELLLNRADANASDNEGRTALHYAASLKCNLAEKVTLSLLQDGSLVEARDNRCITPMHSASQNGQVEVLLALLANGADVNTRGYAGTTPLHVSAQANQLQSVNTLLNRGADVTLVDDRGFTPVDVARNKKMKSTLKDAWMEATSNKPEMTVLSPVKPPSRASLNHMSIDDRTPRLLSIDGTTHGSERVNILQKMTEAHKALKVEEQILKDLDAGLFSPELTSKKLKTPIPPRTPRSDKTSSPNNPTSLLERPKVKRTLVLDGKVKAETERGNSAGSTKGHQKLAQRLSDPARRTDMVDYSQIPVTVVGLDLDDNIEDIRFHRLLHCPINGIIERQKKRCSLPEVTPLPYRSNVTRRKSTPNKPIVSEVLDAVDELPRQGCITAASPLHDVGKQYPLSRTVLPPSPNIHLDTQNIRQETIFEYDSGNEECISERINNSKPSSGNHLTITRAGGLMHHKRTFNIEMSRVKSSADSDHCSSQSSMSCSSISSFSTSSPHDSPRGESKTKDCPSTTNRMGAKMTPAATVTQNMSCNSESIEITDVEKAGECLTESDQDSGVVSSSSSPPVKRSNTTKAPKVLLREVSEDFTAKVFPVNFDTNPNKEAIEKPLNDVVRVNFITSSQPLKTLTEKDSSTINRNNLKNSEKAVLVDKVDKTKPSKQSKPPSRVSTSAKPSLLLPSSDKDCPKICTRTFKSAGTGKQPATKNVVENKLETLKNGKVNTTQNSAAELISTDKEKLSATSTSENVVKDNHLSTQQNSYRVTQSAKPNLGQNLEKDSIKNRTFSKSADVVKQVGNSNNINNKLETLNPVPVMSKTSPITKTSSSMNSSPKLSNGTPSVSKSFSRSAKQIPPSVKIKEDSESPIESKEKNKPELGGLISATTAPLKDNIKHATSLKEKTDKQDKLNYTLKDNKENVNKELTNTSEISEIMQGRAIKANVKLTIAHSTNDAEKNNVKQQNDSNITNKEVSIETLENQKTLDSNITKQSVINSSVKSVIQKEATPKPHIMGKKVKMQDKPCEKLRTDNTATNGKLTPRIPSAPKPTGPGRPKYHYKSPDTSPRVKDEKSENDKEKQNADKSGKNIKVHNTPVICDMFETLKRVEQPKGVKIIPQNTDRKKATIKQNVRNNSGNQKRKSQSATKEKSLKESGKVLIKSNSTVSKKKKITKEKPDNAAKNKGKSKTTVKYEKKETKKPLKKVKKKSDDTMIVKDSDIDTTAFISGKGWHIKTKKNESDNVIIHNHSLKDDLSDSDDGVKLSPHSTLKLQEMVKMRSMTQEQVSNLVNVMSPFEANTPRYIPNTMGTIKQFFVNACKDNNGTEYYVDDNELPNTRQFSFEEKEMKTICEVKEREILMRKRGNKDIVEGPVNELSSNNLPSSEVENLSIVSESTYETNPEFLKVFKIPDHVDNEEEEEPNASDVEEIEVEPVTFIEEVVKENADNSIDEGSDRKCNQVDDKIPDSRTSSAKSNGKSAVKNNFEDNLANLPPLPSYQPKKLPKSAFKKRHSEPVMNPSQENYDELNQEYFDERVKTNSNRGQSAKCNESKKETNCNSHLENDFTNKTDIDKRSKFSILDKRNEDKNLGDSNVVRNLSESVFEDERHSNVQQPPNDRYLNVVEGTDSSPPVKLQRPSEDTDSLSDEDDLLGESLAQSVMSDILEKTFSEASRAGSSWSADSVTRTSILGKGRSHSSRVSSSDRSQSSSTTVSEPEEELLHWKKGNILGKGAFGKVYCGLTNTGQLIAVKQVELSERDKVKSENQYEKLQEEVELLKNLRHKHIVGFLGVSLEDDTVNIFMQFIPGGSIASLLARFGALDEPVFCRYTKQILEGIEYLHTNNVIHRDIKGANIMLMSNGVIKLIDFGCAKRLCINLSQSQSLLTSMRGTPYWMAPEVIMETGYGTKSDIWSIGCTVFEMATRKPPWAEMPPMTAIYYIGSGSGAVPQLPDQFSKEARSFVRICLSRDQHERPTASSLLKHAFIRRRKERGRDRFSTRISSSTFEEGNINFKEKPKSDGATDKNAKKPIYDFS; encoded by the exons atggagTCCGACTTTAAGCAGACGG acCAACAAGAGTCAGTATATATAGGAAAACCATTATCAAACCTATCTGGTAAATCTTCAGAAAGCCCCAGTTCCGCTGGCTCCCATAAAAACCGAAATCTACTTCGCTGTTACCACGATCTCACTATGCACCTCTTCAACACTGGTCATGAACGGGAAGTGGAAAACCTTTTCATTGCCGCAGCACGTGATGGTCAATATGACCGTGTTGAGAACTTTCTTCAACGACGAACTCATGAG attGTGAATATTGATGTTAAAGATTCAATAACCGGTAACACACCACTAATATGGGCTGCAAAACATGGCCATGAGAAGATTGTGCATTTGCTACTCAAATATGGTGCAGATGTCACTCTGAGTAATTTTGAACACCAAACCGCTATAGAGGTTGCGCCGGCTAATCTTCGTAAACTCCTCATAGGTTCAGTTGATCGAACAGGAAGTTCTCCACGTCACTTGCTGCAAGCAGCATGGCAGGGAAATCTAAAAGCCGTTCAGAAACTATTG AGTGAAAGTAGGGTATTGGACATCAACTGTCGAAATGCTGATAGCCTTACACCGTTGTTACTAGTAACGAGAGATGttgatcttttttttaaat tggGAGATGCAATGAAAAACTACAATCCTGAAGCTGTTATTGTGGAACTACTTTTAAACCGTGCAGATGCCAATGCATCAGACAATGAAGGACGCACTGCTTTGCACTATGCTGCATCTTTGAAATGTAACCTAGCAGAGAAGGTCACACTGTCTCTCTTACAGGACGGCTCATTGGTGGAAGCGAGAGACAATCGTTGCATAACACCAATGCACTCTGCATCCCAAAATGGACAAGTTGAGGTTCTATTGGCCTTGCTGGCTAATGGTGCAGATGTTAATACTCGTGGATATGCTGGTACCACACCGTTACATGTTTCT GCTCAAGCCAACCAATTGCAATCGGTAAACACTTTACTGAATCGAGGTGCAGATGTGACCCTGGTTGATGACAGAGGTTTCACTCCAGTTGATGTTGCTCGCAACAAGAAAATGAAGTCCACTTTAAAAG ATGCATGGATGGAAGCCACTTCAAACAAACCAGAGATGACAGTATTGAGTCCTGTAAAACCACCCTCACGAGCCTCTCTTAATCATATGTCTATTGATGACAGGACACCTAGACTGCTGTCAATAGATGGTACTACCCATGGCTCTGAAC GAGTTAATATTCTGCAAAAGATGACAGAAGCCCATAAAGCATTAAAGGTTGAAGAACAGATATTGAAGGACCTTGATGCTGGTTTATTCTCTCCTGA ATTAACAAGCAAAAAACTGAAGACACCAATCCCACCAAGAACACCAAGGTCAGATAAAACATCATCACCTAACAATCCAACTTCCTTGCTAGAAAGGCCTAAAGTAAAGCGAACACTAGTGCTTGATGGTAAAGTTAAAGCAGAGACAGAGAGAGGGAACAGTGCCGGCAGCACAAAAGGTCACCAAAAGCTTGCACAGCGACTTT cTGATCCAGCAAGGCGCACTGACATGGTGGATTACAGTCAAATACCTGTTACAGTAGTTGGATTAGATTTAGATGACAACATTGAGGACATTAG ATTTCATAGACTTCTACACTGTCCAATCAATGGCATAATTGAACGACAAAAGAAGAGATGCTCTTTACCTGAAGTGACTCCGCTGCCATACAGAAGCAACGTGACACGACGTAAGTCTACACCAAACAAGCCAATCGTATCTGAAGTGTTAGATGCTGTAGATGAACTCCCAAGACAAG GTTGTATTACCGCTGCAAGTCCATTGCACGATGTTGGTAAGCAATACCCATTGTCTAGAACTGTGCTGCCACCATCACCAAATATACATTTGGATACGCAGAATATTCGACAAGAAACGATATTTGAATACGATAGCGGAAACGAAGAATGTATATCTGAGAGAATAAACAATTCAAAGCCAAGTTCAGGAAATCATTTGACAATTACAAGAGCTGGAGGCTTGATGCATCATAAACGAACATTCAATATCGAGATGTCCCGAGTTAAAAGTAGTGCAGACTCTGATCATTGTTCTTCTCAATCTAGCATGAGCTGTTCTAGTATTTCTAGTTTTTCAACATCAAGCCCTCATGATAGCCCAAGAGGTGAATCGAAAACTAAAGATTGTCCAAGTACTACTAATAGAATGGGTGCTAAAATGACCCCAGCTGCCACTGTAACTCAGAATATGTCATGCAACTCTGAAAGTATTGAGATAACAGACGTTGAAAAAGCAGGTGAATGTTTAACTGAGTCTGATCAAGACTCTGGTGTTGTCAGCTCATCATCTTCACCACCAGTAAAACGAAGCAACACAACAAAAGCACCAAAGGTTCTTCTAAGAGAGGTTTCAGAGGATTTTACAGCTAAAGTTTTTCCTGTCAACTTTGACACAAATCCAAATAAGGAAGCTATTGAAAAACCATTAAATGATGTTGTTCGCGTAAATTTTATCACATCATCTCAACCTCTTAAAACTCTGACAGAAAAAGATTCTTCTACTATCAACcgtaataatttgaaaaatagtGAAAAGGCAGTATTAGTGGACAAAGTAGATAAGACTAAACCATCCAAACAATCAAAACCACCTTCTAGAGTTTCAACCTCTGCTAAACCGAGCTTACTATTACCAAGTTCAGACAAAGACTGCCCAAAAATCTGTACAAGAACTTTCAAATCTGCTGGAACTGGAAAACAACCTGCAACCAAAAATGTTGTGGAGAATAAACTCGAGACACTGAAAAATGGGAAAGTAAATACAACTCAAAATTCTGCTGCTGAATTGATTAGTACTGATAAAGAGAAATTAAGTGCAACAAGTACATCTGAAAATGTAGTCAAAGATAATCATTTATCTACGCAACAAAATTCATATAGAGTTACACAATCTGCAAAACCAAATTTAGGTCAAAATTTAGAAAAAGATTCTATAAAAAATAGAACATTTTCAAAGTCAGCAGATGTTGTAAAACAGGTTGGAAATAGtaacaacattaataataagCTTGAGACTCTAAATCCAgtaccagttatgtcaaaaacaTCACCAATAACAAAGACATCATCATCTATGAATTCATCACCAAAACTTTCAAATGGAACACCAAGTGTGTCAAAGAGCTTTTCCAGATCAGCCAAACAAATTCCACCATCTGTTAAGATTAAAGAGGATTCAGAAAGTCCAATTGAATCTAAGGAAAAGAATAAACCGGAATTAGGTGGTTTAATAAGTGCCACAACTGCACCACTCaaagataatataaaacatGCAACTTCATTAAAAGAAAAGACTGATAAGCAAGACAAACTAAATTATACTTTGAAAGATAATAAGGAAAATGTAAATAAGGAGCTTACTAACACTAGTGAGATCTCTGAAATAATGCAAGGAAGGGCCATTAAAGCCAATGTAAAGTTAACAATTGCACATTCTACAAATGATGCTGAAAAGAACAATgtcaaacaacaaaatgataGTAACATTACAAATAAAGAAGTTAGTATTGAGACATTAGAAAATCAGAAAACATTGGATTCTAATATAACTAAGCAGTCAGTAATTAATTCCTCAGTGAAAAGTGTCATTCAAAAAGAAGCTACTCCAAAACCTCATATTATGGGTAAGAAAGTAAAAATGCAGGATAAACCTTGTGAAAAATTGAGAACCGATAATACTGCTACTAACGGCAAACTAACACCAAGAATTCCGTCTGCACCAAAACCTACTGGTCCAGGGAGACCAAAGTATCACTACAAATCGCCAGACACATCACCTCGTGTAAAGGATGAAAAATCAGAAAATGATAAAGAGAAACAAAATGCTGATAAATCTGGGAAGAATATTAAAGTCCATAACACTCCAGTGATCTGTGATATGTTTGAAACTTTGAAGAGAGTTGAACAACCGAAAGGTGTTAAGATTATTCCTCAAAATACAGATAGAAAGAAAGCAACTATTAAACAGAATGTTCGCAACAATTCTGGAAACCAAAagcgaaaatcacaaagtgcAACAAAAGAAAAATCACTGAAGGAATCTGGTAAAGTTTTAATTAAAAGCAACTCTACCGTTtctaagaaaaagaaaattacaaaagaGAAACCTGATAATGCTGCAAAGAATAAAGGAAAATCAAAGACTACTGTAAAGTACgagaaaaaagaaacaaagaagCCATTGAAGaaagttaaaaagaaaagtgaTGACACAATGATAGTTAAAGATAGTGATATTGATACTACAGCATTTATATCTGGAAAAGGTTGGCATATAAAGACCAAAAAAAATGAGTCGGATAATGTAATAATCCACAACCATTCCTTGAAAGACGATTTATCAGATTCTGATGATGGTGTGAAATTGAGCCCTCATAGCACTCTAAAACTTCAGGAGATGGTAAAAATGCGTTCTATGACACAGGAACAAGTCTCGAATCTTGTAAATGTTATGAGTCCATTTGAGGCAAATACACCCAGATATATACCTAATACAATGGGAACAATTAAGCAGTTTTTTGTGAATGCTTGCAAAGACAACAATGGTACAGAATACTATGTTGACGACAATGAGCTGCCAAATACAAGGCAGTTTAGCTTTGaagaaaaagaaatgaaaactaTTTGTGAAGTGAAAGAAAGAGAGATTCTTATGAGAAAAAGAGGAAATAAAGATATTGTAGAAGGTCCCGTAAATGAATTAAGTTCTAACAATTTACCAAGTTCTGAAGTAGAGAATTTAAGTATTGTTAGCGAATCAACATACGAGACTAATCCTGAATTTCTAAAAGTCTTTAAAATCCCTGACCATGTTGAtaatgaagaagaagaagaaccAAATGCTTCTGATGTTGAAGAAATTGAAGTTGAACCTGTTACTTTTATTGAAGAAGTAGTTAAAGAGAATGCAGATAATTCCATTGATGAAGGTAGTGATAGAAAATGTAATCAAGTTGATGATAAAATTCCTGATTCTAGAACTTCTTCAGCTAAAAGCAATGGAAAATCTGCAGtcaaaaacaattttgaagATAATCTTGCCAATTTACCTCCTCTTCCGTCATATCAGCCAAAGAAATTGCCAAAAAGTGCATTCAAGAAACGTCACAGTGAACCGGTAATGAACCCTTCACAAGAGAATTATGATGAACTTAATCAAGAATATTTTGATGAACGAGTTAAAACAAATTCAAATCGAGGACAAAGTGCCAAGTGCAATGAAtcgaaaaaagaaacaaattgtaATTCTCATCTAGAAAATGACTTTACCAATAAAACAGACATTGACAAAAGAAGCAAATTTTCAATACTTGATAAAAGAAATGAGGACAAAAATCTAGGTGATAGCAATGTTGTAAGAAACCTGTCAGAGTCTGTCTTTGAAGATGAAAGACATTCAAATGTTCAACAACCACCAAATGACCGTTACTTAAATGTCGTCGAGGGCACAGATTCTTCACCACCAGTTAAGTTGCAGCGACCATCTGAAGATACTGATTCTCTATCAGATGAAGATGACTTGTTAGGTGAAAGTCTTGCTCAGTCTGTTATGAGTGACATTTTAGAGAAGACATTCAGTGAAGCATCGAGGGCAGGATCATCCTGGTCTGCAGATAGTGTG ACAAGAACAAGTATTCTTGGTAAAGGAAGGTCTCACTCAAGTCGAGTGAGTAGCAGTGACCGCAGTCAAAGTTCAAGTACTACTGTATCGGAACCAGAAGAAGAACTTTTACACTGGAAGAAAGGTAACATCCTTGGAAAAGGAGCATTTGGAAAG gtGTATTGTGGTTTAACAAACACTGGTCAATTAATCGCTGTCAAACAAGTTGAACTAAGTGAGAGGGATAAAGTAAAATCTGAGAATCAGTATGAGAAACTTCAGGAGGAAGTTGAGCTTCTGAAAAACCTCAGGCATAAGCACATTGTTGG GTTTCTAGGAGTATCACTAGAGGATGACACTGTTAACATATTTATGCAGTTCATACCAGGAGGATCAATAGCATCCCTTCTTGCAAGGTTTGGAGCTCTAGATGAACCTGTGTTTTGTCGATATACTAAGCAAATACTTGAAGGTATTGAGTACTTACATACCAACAACGTTATTCATAG gGATATAAAAGGTGCTAATATCATGTTGATGTCAAACGGTGTAATTAAGTTGATTGACTTTGGGTGTGCCAAACGTCTTTGCATTAATCTAAGTCAAAGCCAAAGTTTGCTGACATCAATGCGAGGAACCCCTTACTGGATGGCTCCAGAGGTAATCATGGAAACTGGTTATGGAACCAAATCTGATATATG GAGCATAGGgtgtactgtatttgaaatgGCCACTCGAAAGCCACCTTGGGCAGAGATGCCCCCTATGACAGCAATATATTACATAGGTTCTGGTTCAGGTGCTGTGCCTCAGCTTCCTGATCAGTTCTCAAAGGAAGCAAGAAGTTTTGTTAGAATTTGTCTTTCAAG AGATCAACATGAAAGACCAACTGCCAGCAGTTTATTGAAGCATGCTTTCATCAGAAGACGTAAAGAGCGAGGGCGTGATAGATTCAGTACACGAATATCATCGTCTACTTTTGAAGAGGGTAACATCAACTTCAAAGAGAAACCAAAATCTGATGGTGCGACAGACAAGAATGCCAAAAAACCTATTTATGATTTTAGTTAA